Proteins from a genomic interval of Medicago truncatula cultivar Jemalong A17 chromosome 3, MtrunA17r5.0-ANR, whole genome shotgun sequence:
- the LOC11432445 gene encoding kunitz-type elastase inhibitor BrEI: MKFIQLFCFLSLSALFNTKALQGDKPEAVVDKQGNPLKPGEGYYVFPLWADNGGITLGQTRNKTCPLDVIRNPEAIGSPVYFYEYEHDYIPTLTDLTVEIPILGSPCSERKVWKISKEGTRARFWFVSTGGFPGNLFSQFKIERLEGEHAYEIYSFLYCPSVPGTLCAPVGTFVDTDGTKVMALGAGIEEPYYVRFQKASTFTQNKNQDFSGV, encoded by the coding sequence aTGAAATTCATTCAACTCTTTTGCTTCCTTTCTCTCTCAGCGTTGTTCAACACAAAGGCACTACAAGGAGATAAACCAGAGGCAGTAGTAGACAAACAAGGTAACCCTCTTAAACCAGGTGAAGGTTACTACGTATTTCCACTTTGGGCTGACAATGGAGGCATAACATTAGGAcaaacaagaaacaaaacatGCCCTCTTGATGTTATCCGTAACCCTGAAGCCATTGGCTCGCCAGTTTATTTCTATGAATATGAACATGATTACATTCCAACTCTCACTGATCTCACCGTTGAGATTCCAATATTGGGTAGTCCTTGCAGTGAGAGAAAAGTGTGGAAGATTTCAAAAGAGGGAACTAGAGCTAGGTTTTGGTTTGTGAGCACCGGTGGTTTTCCTGGGAACCTTTTTAGCCAGTTTAAGATTGAGAGGCTTGAGGGAGAACATGCTTATGAGATTTATAGCTTTCTGTACTGTCCTTCTGTTCCTGGTACTCTTTGTGCTCCTGTTGGAACTTTTGTAGATACTGATGGAACTAAAGTTATGGCTCTTGGTGCTGGTATTGAAGAACCTTATTATGTTAGATTTCAGAAGGCTTCCACTTTTACTCAGAACAAGAATCAAGATTTCAGCGGTGTCTAG